A region of the Variovorax sp. 54 genome:
GGCCGCGCCTTCGTCGTCAGAAAGCCCGGCGTGCCGCTCGAATCCGGCGAGTTCGTCACCTGGTGCCGCGCCCACATGGCCAACTACAAGGTGCCGCAGTTCATCGACTTCGTCGACACGTTGCCGACCAATGCCAGCGGCAAGGTGCTCAAGCGCGAACTGCGCAAGCTGCCGGTGGCCAGCGGCCACTGAGACGCCGTCGGTCGGCGAATGCCCAGGCGCAACACCGGCCCCCGAGGCCGCCCACTCTCCCCTTCCCGAGCCCCTTCATGACAACCTCCGCATTCCCCTCCGGCGTCACCCTGGTCATCGGCGGCAGCGGCGGCATCGGCCGCAGCATCTGCCGCGAATTCGCGCGCGCCGGCAGCGATGTCGCCCTGACTTACTTCTCCCGTGAATCAGCGGCGCAGCAGACCGCCGACGAGGTCCGGGCGCAAGACCGCAGCGCCAGCGTGCACCGGCTGGACACGGCCGATGGCGCGGCCATCGCGGCGCTGATCGACACGGTCGCGCAGCAGCATGGCCGCATCCACACCATCGTCTTCAGCGCGGCCGCGGTGACCGAGCAGGTCTACATTTCCCGGATCACGCGCGACCAGTGGCAGCGCGCCCTGACCGAAGAGGTGTCGGGCTTCTTCAACACCGTGCAGGCGGCCCTGCCGCGCTTTCGGGCCTGGGGCGGCGGTTCCTTCGTGCACATCGGCTCGGCCGGCGAGGTGGTCTGGCCGGCGCGGGACGGCCTGTCGGTCATCCCCAAGGCCGCGAACGAGGCGGTGGTGCGCGGCGTGGCGCGTGAAGAGGGACGCTTCAACATCCGGGCCAACTCGGTGCTGGTCGGTGTCATCGACGCGGGCATGCACCTGGAGCTGCAACGGCGCGGCGTTTTCGATGCACAGTGGGAACGCAACACGATCGATGCGGTGCCGCTCAAGCGCATCGGCAAGGCCGAGGACATCGCCCATGCCGCGGTGTTCCTGGCCTCGGACCGCGCCAGCTACATCACCGGCCACCAGCTCCCGGTGGCCGGTGGCTTCGGTGTCTGAGCACGGCCGGGGCTTCGAACCACACCCCAACGAAGAGACAGAGAGAGCGAGTACGACATGAATCCGAATCAAGAGCTTGCAGGCAAGGTGGTGCTGGTCACCGGTGGCGCGCAGGGTGTGGGCCGGGGCATCAGCCAGCGCTTCATGGACGCCGGCGCCACGGTGGTGGTCTGCGGCCGCAAGACGCCCGCCTCGCTGCCGCAGTCGGACGGCCGCAGCGCGCAGTTCCACACCTGCGATGTGGTCGATACCGATGCCACGGCAGCGCTGGTCGCGGCCATCGTCGCGGACCACGGGCGGCTCGACGTGCTGGTGAACAACGCGGGCGGCACGCCCTTTGCCTATGCCAGCGATGGGTCGCCGCGCTTTCACCAGTCTATCCTGCGGCTGAACCTGATGGCGCCGCTGACGCTGGCGATCCAGGCCAATGCCGTGATGCAGCAACAGGCCGAAGGCGGCGTCATCGAGTTCATCGGCAGCGTCGCCGCCACGCGTGCGCAGCCGGGCACCGCGACCTACGCCGCGGCCAAGGCCGGCATCCTCAGCCTGACCAGTTCGCTGGCCATCGAATGGGCGCCCAAGGTACGGGTCGTGGCGGTCAGCCCCGGGCTGGTCGAGACGGAACAGTCGGCACTGCATTACGGCGATGCCGCCGGCATCGCCGCCGTTGCGGCGACCATCCCGGCGCAGCGCCTGGCGCAACCGCAGGACATCGGCGATGCCTGCGTCTTCCTTGCCGGCCCACGCGCGAGCTATGTCTCGGGCACGAGCCTGCTGGTGCATGGCGGCGGCGAACGGCCGGGCTTCCTGACGGCCGCCAACGTCAACCAGGGCTGAGCGAACCCCCGTCGACTTCACGCACCGCGAGCAGTCGATGACTGCCTGCGGTGCGTGAAGCGGCGCATGCGTGAACGAGCCCTGCGGCCGTTGCGTCTTTGCGCCCTTTCGTCTTCGCGCGTGCAAGGCGATCGCTGCCAGTCACTCCTAGTCCCGATGGACGATGCATGCACCGGTTGCGCCCGGAAGAATGGCCCACACCAGCATCAACCAGTACGTGACGGAGACCCAGTGACTGAAGCCTATCTTGTCGACGCCTTGCGCACCCCCACGGGCAAACGCCGTGGTGCGCTGTCCGGTGTTCACCCCGCCGACCTCGGCGCCCATGTCCTCAAGGCGCTGGTCGAGCGCAACGCCGTGCCGGCGGAAGACTACGAAGACGTGATCTTCGGCTGCGTCGATGCGGTCGGGCCCAATGCCGGCGTCATCAGCCGCACCTCGTGGCTGGCCGCCGGCCTGCCGATGCATGTGCCCGGCACCGTGATCGACCGAGCCTGCGGTTCGTCGCAGCAGGCGTTGCACTTCGCGGCCCAGGCCGTGATGAGCGGCACGCAGGACGTCGTCGCCGTCGGCGGCGTGCAGAACATGAGCATGGTGCCCATCGCCTACGCCATGAGCGCGGGCCAGGCGCTCGGCTACCCTGATCCCTTCTCGGGAAGCCAGGGCTGGACGGCCCGCTTCGGCAACCAGCCGGTCAACCAGTTCTATGCGGCGCAGATCATTGCCGACAAGTGGAAGTGTTCGCGCGAGGACATGGAGGTCTACGCGCTGGAAAGCCATGCGCGCGCGCGCCGTGCCATCGCCGAAGGCCGCTTCACGCGCGAGATCGTGCCGCTCGCCGGCCTCGCCATGGACGAGACGGCGCGGGAGACCTCGCTCGAAAAGATGGCGACGCTGGAGCCGGTCGCGCCCGAGTACCCGGGCATCACCGCCGGCGTGTCGAGCCAGACCTGCGACGGCGCAGCGGCCCTGCTGGTCGTGTCCGAGCGCGCCCTGAAACGCTACGGCCTCACGCCGCGCGCGCGCATCCACCACATGAGCGTGCTGGCCGACGACCCCATCTGGCACCTCACCGCGCCCATCCCGGCAACGGCCGCGGCCATGAAGAAGTGCGGCCTGCGGCTGGAGGACATCGACCGCGTCGAGATCAACGAAGCCTTCGCGTCGGTGGTCATGGCCTGGCACAAGGAGACCGGCTACCCGGCGGAGCGCACCAACGTGAACGGCGGCGCCATCGCGCTGGGCCATCCGTTGGGCGCGACCGGCGCCAAGCTGATGACCACGCTGCTGCACGAACTCGAGCGCAGCAGCGGCCGCTACGGGCTGCAGGTCATGTGCGAAGGCGGCGGGCAGGCCAACGTCACCATCATCGAACGCCTGGGTTGAGGAGTCCCCTGCCATGAAGATTTGCGAACAGCGAACCGTCATCATCA
Encoded here:
- a CDS encoding SDR family NAD(P)-dependent oxidoreductase codes for the protein MTTSAFPSGVTLVIGGSGGIGRSICREFARAGSDVALTYFSRESAAQQTADEVRAQDRSASVHRLDTADGAAIAALIDTVAQQHGRIHTIVFSAAAVTEQVYISRITRDQWQRALTEEVSGFFNTVQAALPRFRAWGGGSFVHIGSAGEVVWPARDGLSVIPKAANEAVVRGVAREEGRFNIRANSVLVGVIDAGMHLELQRRGVFDAQWERNTIDAVPLKRIGKAEDIAHAAVFLASDRASYITGHQLPVAGGFGV
- a CDS encoding SDR family oxidoreductase, whose translation is MNPNQELAGKVVLVTGGAQGVGRGISQRFMDAGATVVVCGRKTPASLPQSDGRSAQFHTCDVVDTDATAALVAAIVADHGRLDVLVNNAGGTPFAYASDGSPRFHQSILRLNLMAPLTLAIQANAVMQQQAEGGVIEFIGSVAATRAQPGTATYAAAKAGILSLTSSLAIEWAPKVRVVAVSPGLVETEQSALHYGDAAGIAAVAATIPAQRLAQPQDIGDACVFLAGPRASYVSGTSLLVHGGGERPGFLTAANVNQG
- a CDS encoding acetyl-CoA C-acetyltransferase, producing MTEAYLVDALRTPTGKRRGALSGVHPADLGAHVLKALVERNAVPAEDYEDVIFGCVDAVGPNAGVISRTSWLAAGLPMHVPGTVIDRACGSSQQALHFAAQAVMSGTQDVVAVGGVQNMSMVPIAYAMSAGQALGYPDPFSGSQGWTARFGNQPVNQFYAAQIIADKWKCSREDMEVYALESHARARRAIAEGRFTREIVPLAGLAMDETARETSLEKMATLEPVAPEYPGITAGVSSQTCDGAAALLVVSERALKRYGLTPRARIHHMSVLADDPIWHLTAPIPATAAAMKKCGLRLEDIDRVEINEAFASVVMAWHKETGYPAERTNVNGGAIALGHPLGATGAKLMTTLLHELERSSGRYGLQVMCEGGGQANVTIIERLG